In Endozoicomonas sp. GU-1, one DNA window encodes the following:
- a CDS encoding DUF2971 domain-containing protein, with product MNDYKEVSWFVEKVFQEFQKVVNDENREIISKFWDYAAINRSIPYLCSFSNNGDVLSQWRAYANDGKGLSIGFNKENLKIRQEFPCTHVSSEYSVGLLSVLYDEEKQNHTVLSSTNKKDAHFLKSEESTAFIHFLNDSIDHCKNFSFIPNRKRIKSTQ from the coding sequence ATGAATGACTACAAAGAAGTTTCATGGTTTGTAGAAAAAGTATTTCAAGAGTTTCAAAAAGTAGTTAATGATGAAAATAGAGAAATAATTAGTAAGTTTTGGGATTATGCTGCAATTAACAGGTCGATTCCATATCTTTGTAGCTTTTCAAATAATGGAGATGTATTGAGCCAATGGAGAGCATATGCTAACGACGGTAAAGGTTTATCTATAGGATTTAATAAAGAAAACTTAAAAATAAGACAAGAATTTCCCTGTACGCATGTATCATCAGAATATTCAGTAGGCTTGTTAAGTGTTCTCTATGATGAAGAGAAGCAAAATCATACTGTGCTCTCTAGCACAAATAAAAAGGACGCCCATTTTTTAAAAAGTGAAGAGAGTACGGCATTCATTCATTTTTTAAATGATAGTATTGATCACTGTAAGAATTTCTCATTCATACCAAACAGGAAGCGTATAAAAAGCACTCAGTAA